One genomic segment of Mycolicibacterium gilvum includes these proteins:
- a CDS encoding MCE family protein, whose translation MTAVRASATMALAVTMAAAVTVSGCGWRGLNSVPLPGTQGGGPGSFTIQAQMPDVDNVEQNSRVRVGDVNVGTVSKIERQGWNALVTMTLNGDVNLPANATAKVGQTSLLGSQHIELAAPADEAPQGRLEEGTLIPLASAGAYPSTEQALAAVALLLNGGGLGNIQDITDALSTAFSGRENDLRSLIEQLDIAVGHLDDQTGDIIATSESLNNLVGQIAEQKPVVDKALRTIPDALAVLRDQRDTLSEALVQLGRFSALAADSVTKTREALIQELKDLGPVLQSLADAGPALTRALSFLPTFPFPKETLTNWMRGDYANLTLVVDLTLSRIDQGFFTGTRFECNLTWLELQWGRTIGQTPSPCNHNVPPPGSNPLIAPYRWDQGR comes from the coding sequence ATGACCGCCGTCAGGGCTTCGGCGACGATGGCGCTCGCCGTGACGATGGCCGCAGCGGTCACCGTGTCCGGATGTGGTTGGCGCGGCTTGAATTCCGTGCCGCTGCCCGGCACCCAGGGCGGTGGGCCGGGCTCGTTCACGATCCAGGCGCAGATGCCCGATGTCGACAACGTCGAGCAGAACTCGAGGGTTCGGGTCGGCGACGTCAACGTCGGCACCGTCAGCAAGATCGAACGCCAGGGTTGGAACGCGCTGGTGACGATGACCCTCAACGGAGACGTGAACCTGCCGGCCAACGCGACCGCGAAGGTCGGCCAGACCAGCCTGCTGGGCTCCCAGCACATCGAGCTCGCCGCGCCGGCAGACGAGGCGCCGCAGGGCCGCCTCGAGGAGGGGACGCTGATCCCGCTGGCGTCCGCGGGCGCCTACCCCAGCACCGAGCAGGCGCTGGCCGCGGTGGCGCTGCTGCTCAACGGCGGCGGGCTCGGCAACATCCAGGACATCACCGACGCGCTGTCGACGGCGTTCTCCGGACGCGAGAACGACCTGCGCAGCCTGATCGAGCAGCTCGACATCGCCGTCGGCCACCTCGACGACCAGACCGGCGACATCATCGCCACCTCGGAGAGCCTCAACAACCTCGTCGGCCAGATCGCCGAGCAGAAGCCCGTGGTGGACAAGGCTTTACGGACCATCCCGGACGCATTGGCGGTGCTGCGCGATCAGCGGGACACGCTGTCGGAGGCGCTGGTACAGCTCGGAAGGTTCAGCGCGCTGGCCGCCGACTCGGTGACCAAGACCCGGGAAGCGCTGATCCAGGAGCTCAAGGACCTCGGCCCGGTGCTGCAGTCGCTGGCCGACGCGGGCCCGGCGCTGACCCGTGCGCTGAGCTTCCTGCCGACGTTCCCGTTCCCGAAGGAGACGCTGACCAACTGGATGCGCGGCGACTACGCGAACCTGACGCTGGTGGTGGACCTGACGTTGAGCCGCATCGACCAGGGTTTCTTCACCGGGACGCGGTTCGAGTGCAATCTGACGTGGCTGGAGCTGCAGTGGGGCCGCACCATCGGACAGACCCCGAGCCCGTGCAACCACAACGTCCCACCACCTGGCAGCAATCCGTTGATCGCGCCGTACCGCTGGGATCAGGGGCGATGA
- a CDS encoding virulence factor Mce family protein, with the protein MKNLRLWVGLVLVALLVVGVALLVRTTDKVNRVNVVAYFENSNGIYEGDDVRILGVPVGRITSIEPEPERVKISFWYDDRYDVPADAAAAILSPALVTARAIQLTPVYTGGPVMGDNAVIPLQRTVVPVEWDQVRAQLERLSETLQPTEPGGVSPLGSVINTTAENLRGQGADIRETVIKLSQAFSALGDRSTDIFSTIKNLAILVSALQDSTDLMRQLNQNLASVTGLLTDGPDEVAAAIRDLNAAVVDVQSFVAENRESLGTTSDKLAGVTTALNESLEDIKQFLHVGPSTFQNYINIWQPAQGAVSSVPQINNFANPIQFLCGAVQAASRLGAEESAKLCVQYLAPIMKNRQYNFPPLGLNQLVGATTRPNELTYSEDWLRPDYIPPGGPAPAPAGAVPAGDPATLPPGQGPLMLDAPPGAAEMPVPTNPTDGLHGMMVPHGGGS; encoded by the coding sequence ATGAAGAACCTCCGCCTCTGGGTCGGCCTGGTGCTGGTGGCGCTGCTCGTCGTCGGCGTCGCGCTTCTGGTGCGCACCACCGACAAGGTGAACCGCGTGAACGTCGTCGCCTACTTCGAGAACAGCAACGGCATCTACGAGGGCGACGACGTGCGCATCCTCGGCGTGCCCGTCGGCCGGATCACCTCGATCGAGCCCGAACCCGAGCGGGTGAAGATCTCGTTCTGGTACGACGACCGCTACGACGTGCCGGCCGACGCGGCCGCCGCGATCCTGTCCCCGGCTCTGGTCACCGCGCGCGCCATCCAGCTCACCCCGGTCTACACCGGCGGTCCGGTGATGGGTGACAACGCCGTGATCCCGTTGCAGCGCACCGTGGTTCCAGTCGAATGGGATCAGGTGCGGGCCCAGCTGGAGCGGCTCAGCGAGACGTTGCAGCCGACGGAGCCCGGCGGCGTCAGCCCGCTGGGTTCGGTGATCAACACCACCGCCGAGAACCTGCGCGGCCAGGGCGCCGACATCCGCGAGACCGTCATCAAACTGTCCCAGGCGTTCTCTGCGCTCGGGGACCGCAGCACCGACATCTTCTCGACGATCAAAAACCTCGCGATCCTGGTGTCGGCCCTGCAGGACAGCACCGATCTGATGCGTCAGCTCAACCAGAACCTCGCGTCGGTGACGGGCCTGCTGACCGACGGGCCCGACGAGGTGGCCGCCGCGATCCGCGATCTCAACGCCGCGGTCGTCGACGTGCAGAGCTTCGTCGCCGAGAACCGCGAATCGCTGGGCACCACCTCGGACAAGCTGGCCGGGGTCACCACCGCGCTGAACGAGAGCCTCGAGGACATCAAGCAGTTCCTGCACGTCGGGCCGAGCACGTTCCAGAACTACATCAACATCTGGCAACCCGCCCAGGGCGCGGTCAGCAGCGTGCCGCAGATCAACAACTTCGCCAATCCGATCCAGTTCCTCTGCGGCGCAGTGCAAGCCGCGTCCAGGTTGGGTGCCGAGGAGTCGGCGAAGCTGTGCGTGCAGTATCTCGCGCCGATCATGAAGAACCGCCAGTACAACTTCCCGCCGCTGGGTCTCAACCAACTCGTCGGCGCCACCACCCGGCCCAACGAGCTGACCTACAGCGAGGATTGGCTGCGGCCGGACTACATTCCGCCGGGCGGCCCCGCGCCGGCACCGGCCGGCGCCGTCCCGGCGGGTGATCCGGCCACCCTGCCGCCCGGTCAGGGCCCGCTGATGCTCGACGCACCGCCCGGTGCCGCCGAGATGCCGGTGCCCACCAACCCCACCGACGGGTTGCACGGGATGATGGTGCCGCACGGAGGTGGCTCATGA
- a CDS encoding MCE family protein: MKPFSERNQFVVGAVGVGITAAIVLGATNYDKIPLFDPGREYTAHFAEAGGLTTDASVQVSGFKVGQVKSIELDGPQVLVTFTVDKGIRLGDRTEAAIKTKGLLGTKVLEVIARGEGQQDGTIPLDRTTSPYQLPDALGELSATISGLDTDQLSESLRVLSATFADTPPQLKIAVEGVARFSDTLNARDAQLRGLLANANKATTVLAERSEQVVGLVSNTNALLAELQNQSAAVDQISGNISALSQQLQGFIGENRDTMKPALDKLNGVLTILDNRKERLQKSLSLLNDYSMSLGESVSAGPFFKTYVANLLPGQFLQPFIDVAFSDLGLDPNVLAPSERNDPQVGQPGTPAMPVPFPRTGQGGEPRMTIPDAITGNPGDAGCGPPGIPLPGPTGCYPYREPLPAPPPGGPPPGPPAVSPPGLASTPTPDTGLLVPAPGEAPPLVPVPGEGTR, encoded by the coding sequence ATGAAGCCTTTCAGCGAACGCAACCAGTTCGTCGTCGGTGCCGTCGGCGTCGGGATCACCGCCGCGATCGTGCTCGGCGCCACCAACTACGACAAGATCCCGCTGTTCGATCCGGGCCGCGAGTACACCGCGCACTTCGCCGAGGCCGGCGGGCTGACCACCGATGCGTCCGTTCAGGTTTCGGGATTCAAGGTGGGTCAGGTCAAGTCCATCGAGCTCGACGGTCCGCAGGTGCTGGTGACGTTCACCGTCGACAAGGGCATCCGGCTCGGCGACCGGACCGAGGCCGCGATCAAGACCAAGGGTCTGCTGGGCACCAAGGTTCTCGAGGTGATCGCCCGCGGCGAAGGTCAGCAGGACGGCACCATCCCGCTGGACCGGACGACCTCGCCCTATCAGCTTCCCGACGCGCTCGGTGAGCTGTCGGCGACGATCAGCGGCCTTGACACCGACCAGCTTTCGGAATCGCTGCGGGTGCTCTCGGCGACGTTCGCCGACACCCCGCCGCAACTCAAGATCGCGGTGGAGGGTGTGGCCCGGTTCTCGGACACGCTCAACGCCCGCGATGCGCAGCTGCGCGGACTGCTCGCCAACGCGAACAAGGCCACCACGGTGCTGGCCGAGCGCAGCGAGCAGGTCGTCGGGCTGGTCTCGAACACCAATGCGCTGTTGGCCGAACTGCAGAACCAGAGCGCGGCGGTGGACCAGATCTCGGGGAACATCTCGGCGCTGAGCCAACAGCTGCAGGGATTCATCGGCGAGAACCGCGACACCATGAAGCCCGCCCTGGACAAGCTCAACGGCGTGCTGACGATCCTCGACAACCGCAAGGAGCGGCTGCAGAAGTCGCTGAGCCTGCTCAACGACTACTCGATGTCGCTGGGTGAATCGGTGTCGGCCGGTCCGTTCTTCAAGACCTACGTCGCCAACCTGCTGCCCGGGCAGTTCCTGCAGCCGTTCATCGACGTCGCGTTCTCCGATCTGGGGCTGGACCCGAACGTCCTTGCGCCCTCGGAACGCAACGATCCTCAGGTCGGTCAGCCGGGGACGCCGGCCATGCCGGTGCCGTTCCCGCGCACCGGTCAGGGTGGCGAGCCGCGGATGACGATCCCCGACGCGATCACCGGCAACCCGGGCGACGCCGGGTGCGGCCCGCCCGGAATCCCGCTGCCCGGCCCGACCGGCTGCTACCCGTACCGGGAACCGTTGCCGGCGCCGCCTCCCGGCGGTCCGCCACCCGGTCCGCCGGCGGTGTCGCCGCCGGGGCTGGCTTCGACGCCGACACCGGACACCGGACTGCTGGTTCCCGCACCCGGTGAGGCGCCGCCGCTGGTCCCCGTCCCGGGGGAGGGCACGCGATGA
- a CDS encoding virulence factor Mce family protein, translating into MSVSIRRDATRLGVFLAVCLLGVFGLFAVFGQMRFGEKTQQYRAEFVNVTGLETNDFVRIAGVEVGKVENVEIQPDTTAVVEFTADDSVVLTQGSRAVIRYDDLIGGRYLALEEGAGGTEKLNPGGTIPLARTSPALDLDALIGGFRPLFRALDPDQINALSGQLISALQGQGGTINSFLAQTASLTSTLADRDQLIGEVIVNLNTVLGSLGDQSDQFAKAVDSLAQLVEGLEGRRQEITDGLAYTNAAAGSIADFLTEARPPLKKTIDETDRAAGIVVADHEYFDNLINTLPDAYQVLARQGIYGDFFSFYLCDIVLKLNGKGGQPVYVKVAGQSSGRCAPR; encoded by the coding sequence ATGTCAGTCAGCATCCGGCGCGACGCGACGCGTCTCGGTGTGTTCCTGGCTGTCTGCCTGCTCGGTGTGTTCGGCCTGTTCGCGGTGTTCGGGCAGATGCGGTTCGGGGAGAAGACCCAGCAGTACCGCGCCGAGTTCGTCAACGTGACAGGCCTGGAGACCAACGACTTCGTCCGCATCGCCGGCGTCGAGGTCGGCAAGGTCGAGAACGTCGAGATCCAGCCCGACACCACCGCGGTGGTCGAGTTCACCGCCGACGACTCGGTGGTGCTGACCCAGGGCAGCCGCGCCGTCATCCGGTACGACGACCTGATCGGTGGCCGCTACCTGGCACTCGAAGAAGGCGCCGGGGGCACCGAGAAGCTGAACCCGGGCGGGACGATCCCGCTGGCCCGTACCTCGCCCGCGCTCGATCTGGACGCGTTGATCGGCGGTTTCCGGCCGCTGTTCCGCGCCCTCGATCCCGACCAGATCAACGCGCTCTCAGGACAACTCATCTCGGCGCTGCAAGGTCAGGGCGGCACGATCAACTCCTTCCTGGCCCAGACCGCGTCGCTGACGAGCACGCTGGCCGACCGGGACCAGCTGATCGGCGAGGTGATCGTCAACCTCAACACCGTGCTCGGCTCGCTCGGTGACCAGAGCGACCAGTTCGCCAAGGCCGTCGACTCCCTGGCCCAGCTCGTCGAGGGGCTGGAGGGGCGCCGACAGGAGATCACCGACGGCCTGGCCTACACGAACGCCGCGGCGGGCAGCATCGCCGACTTCCTGACCGAGGCCCGTCCGCCGCTGAAGAAGACGATCGACGAGACCGACCGTGCCGCGGGCATCGTGGTCGCCGACCACGAGTATTTCGACAACCTGATCAACACGCTGCCCGACGCGTACCAGGTGCTGGCGCGTCAGGGCATCTACGGCGATTTCTTCAGCTTCTACCTGTGTGACATCGTCCTCAAGCTCAACGGCAAGGGTGGCCAGCCGGTCTATGTGAAGGTCGCCGGCCAGTCCAGCGGGAGGTGCGCGCCGCGATGA
- a CDS encoding MCE family protein — protein MDDDGLKPGWWTLILVAVFAVAIFVTYALFTGSLKSTVPVTLTSDRAGLVMETNAKVKLRGVEVGRVADISVTGRQDPTVALQLEIEPDQVRYIPANVEAQIRATTIFGAKFVDLVFPDDPSSQRLEAGQVLQSRNVTTEVNTVFQNLVAVLDQVDAAKLNSTLSALADGVRGQGERLGQATTDANQVLLALNPRNETITEDLRALDQFNQTYSAAAQDILATLDAASTTSTTVVNQANELDALLLAAIGLSNSGIDLLAPNQANLIKAVNTLAPTTNLLHKYSPSYTCLLLGAKHLLDEGGYEAPGGNGRTLVLDTGLSFGDDPYKYPQHLPIIGAKGGPGGKPGCGSLPKVSENWPVRNLVTNTGFGSGLDWRPNPGIAFPMYANYLPVTRAVPEPPSVRNLFGGPAIGPVPYPGAPAYGAQLYAPDGTPLWPGLPPAPPPGAPRDPGPRPGSEPFVVPHPSQMQPTAVPYPFVPPPVPAQPGPPR, from the coding sequence ATGGATGACGACGGCCTCAAACCAGGGTGGTGGACGCTGATCCTGGTCGCGGTGTTCGCGGTGGCGATCTTCGTGACCTACGCACTGTTCACCGGCTCGCTGAAATCCACTGTGCCGGTGACGCTGACCTCCGACCGCGCCGGCCTGGTGATGGAGACCAACGCCAAGGTCAAGCTGCGCGGCGTGGAGGTGGGCCGCGTGGCCGACATCTCGGTCACCGGCCGGCAGGACCCCACCGTCGCGCTGCAGCTGGAGATCGAACCCGACCAGGTGCGCTACATCCCGGCCAACGTGGAAGCCCAGATCCGGGCCACCACCATCTTCGGCGCCAAGTTCGTCGACCTCGTCTTCCCGGACGACCCGAGCAGCCAGCGCCTCGAAGCCGGCCAGGTGCTGCAGTCACGCAACGTGACGACCGAGGTCAACACGGTCTTCCAGAACCTCGTCGCGGTCCTCGACCAGGTCGACGCCGCGAAGCTCAACAGCACCCTGTCCGCACTCGCCGACGGTGTCCGCGGCCAGGGTGAGCGCCTCGGCCAGGCCACCACCGACGCCAATCAGGTTCTGCTGGCGCTCAACCCGCGCAACGAGACCATCACCGAGGACCTGCGGGCGCTCGACCAGTTCAACCAGACCTACAGTGCGGCGGCACAGGACATCCTGGCCACGCTCGACGCCGCGTCCACCACCAGCACCACCGTCGTCAACCAGGCCAACGAGCTCGACGCGCTGCTGCTCGCCGCGATCGGACTGTCCAACAGCGGTATCGACCTGCTGGCGCCCAACCAGGCCAACCTGATCAAGGCGGTCAACACGCTGGCGCCGACGACGAACCTGCTCCACAAGTACAGCCCGTCCTACACCTGCCTGCTGCTGGGCGCCAAGCACCTCCTCGACGAGGGCGGCTACGAAGCGCCCGGCGGCAACGGACGCACCCTGGTGCTCGACACCGGCCTGTCGTTCGGCGACGACCCGTACAAGTACCCGCAGCACCTGCCGATCATCGGCGCCAAGGGTGGCCCCGGCGGCAAACCCGGCTGCGGTTCCCTGCCCAAGGTCTCCGAGAACTGGCCGGTGCGGAACCTGGTGACCAACACCGGTTTCGGCAGCGGTCTGGATTGGCGGCCGAACCCCGGCATCGCCTTCCCGATGTACGCCAACTACCTGCCGGTCACGCGCGCGGTGCCGGAGCCGCCCAGCGTCCGGAACCTGTTCGGTGGGCCCGCCATCGGGCCGGTGCCCTACCCGGGCGCCCCGGCCTACGGAGCCCAGCTCTACGCACCCGACGGCACCCCGCTGTGGCCGGGCCTTCCCCCGGCCCCGCCGCCCGGCGCGCCGCGGGACCCCGGTCCCCGGCCCGGGTCGGAGCCCTTCGTGGTGCCGCACCCGTCCCAGATGCAGCCGACGGCCGTGCCGTATCCGTTCGTGCCGCCGCCCGTCCCGGCCCAGCCCGGGCCGCCCCGATAG
- a CDS encoding ABC transporter permease: protein MTVSRPHSQFPWLKARFRSIADPWNQVGVQTKFYGRTLRSIVIAVTRYRIELVRQIAQMGLGAGALIVIGGTVAIVGFLTVTTGALVAVQGYTDFSEIGVEALTGFASAFFNVRLIAPATTAVALAATIGAGATAQLGAMRINEEIDALEVMGIRSVAYLASTRVLAGLLVVIPLYCVGVLASFWAARFGTTVIYGQSTGVYDHYFRTFLNPTDLVWSFAQCVVLAVVIMLVHTYYGFSARGGPAGVGEAVGRAVRTSLILSAFVLVMISLAVYGQSGNFNLAG, encoded by the coding sequence GTGACCGTTTCGCGCCCCCACTCCCAGTTCCCCTGGCTCAAGGCCAGATTCCGGTCAATCGCGGACCCGTGGAACCAGGTCGGAGTGCAGACCAAGTTCTACGGGCGCACCCTGCGCTCGATCGTCATCGCGGTCACCAGGTACCGCATCGAGCTCGTCCGGCAGATCGCCCAGATGGGACTCGGGGCGGGCGCGCTGATCGTCATCGGCGGCACCGTCGCGATCGTCGGGTTCCTGACGGTCACGACCGGCGCACTCGTGGCCGTCCAGGGCTATACCGACTTCTCCGAGATCGGCGTCGAGGCGCTGACCGGTTTCGCGTCGGCGTTCTTCAACGTCCGGCTGATCGCGCCCGCGACAACGGCGGTGGCGCTGGCGGCGACCATCGGCGCCGGCGCGACCGCGCAGCTCGGGGCCATGCGCATCAACGAAGAGATCGACGCACTGGAGGTGATGGGCATCCGCAGCGTCGCCTATCTCGCCTCGACCCGTGTGCTCGCCGGCCTGCTCGTGGTCATCCCGCTGTACTGCGTCGGTGTGCTGGCGTCGTTCTGGGCCGCGAGATTCGGCACCACGGTGATCTACGGCCAGTCCACCGGCGTCTACGACCACTACTTCCGGACCTTCCTGAACCCGACCGACCTGGTGTGGTCGTTCGCGCAGTGCGTCGTGCTGGCCGTCGTGATCATGCTGGTGCACACCTATTACGGCTTCAGCGCCCGCGGCGGGCCCGCCGGCGTCGGGGAGGCCGTCGGTCGCGCGGTGCGGACGTCGCTGATCCTGTCCGCGTTCGTGCTCGTGATGATCTCGCTCGCGGTGTACGGGCAGTCCGGCAACTTCAACCTGGCGGGCTGA
- a CDS encoding MlaE family ABC transporter permease, translating to MVASGVIAKPMRAFGGFFSMALDTFVAMFKPPFAWREFISQSWFVARVSIVPTLMLTIPYTVLLTFTFNILLTEFGAADFSGTGAALGTVRQIGPIVTVLVVAGAGATAMCADLGARTIREELDALRVMGVNPIQALVVPRVLAATLVSLALSATVILVGLAGAYFFCVYIQNVSPGAFAAGLTLIIGATDVIIALVKAALFGLSAGMIACYKGISVGGGPAGVGNAVNETVVFTFMALFAINIVATAVAVKVTM from the coding sequence ATGGTCGCTTCCGGTGTGATCGCCAAACCCATGCGTGCCTTCGGCGGCTTCTTCTCGATGGCGCTCGACACGTTCGTGGCGATGTTCAAGCCGCCGTTCGCGTGGCGCGAGTTCATCAGCCAGTCCTGGTTCGTCGCGCGGGTCTCGATCGTCCCGACCCTGATGCTTACGATCCCCTACACCGTGCTGCTGACCTTCACGTTCAACATCCTGCTGACCGAATTCGGTGCCGCCGACTTCTCCGGAACCGGCGCCGCGCTCGGTACCGTGCGCCAGATCGGGCCGATCGTGACCGTCCTGGTCGTCGCCGGCGCCGGCGCGACGGCGATGTGCGCCGACCTGGGCGCCCGCACGATCCGCGAGGAACTCGACGCGCTGCGCGTCATGGGCGTGAATCCCATTCAGGCGCTGGTGGTTCCGCGGGTTCTCGCGGCGACGCTGGTGTCGCTGGCGCTGTCGGCGACGGTGATCCTGGTGGGGCTGGCCGGAGCCTACTTCTTCTGCGTCTACATCCAGAACGTGTCCCCGGGCGCGTTCGCCGCCGGTCTGACCCTGATCATCGGCGCCACCGACGTCATCATCGCGCTGGTCAAGGCCGCGCTGTTCGGGCTGTCCGCGGGCATGATCGCCTGCTACAAGGGCATTTCCGTCGGTGGTGGACCGGCGGGTGTCGGCAACGCGGTGAACGAGACCGTGGTGTTCACGTTCATGGCGCTGTTCGCGATCAACATCGTCGCCACGGCCGTCGCGGTGAAGGTGACGATGTGA
- a CDS encoding VOC family protein, translating to MPAITPSLWFDDNLEDAMEFYCSIFPNSTVDSIEYYTDAGPGTPGRALSATFTLDGQTFIGINGGPLFPFTEAVSFTVACRDQTEVDHYWDRLVDGGAVSQCGWLKDRFGLSWQIVPDRLRELTSDPDPAKATAATKAMLGMTKIVIADLEDAVAGL from the coding sequence ATGCCCGCCATCACGCCGTCGCTGTGGTTCGACGACAACCTCGAAGACGCCATGGAGTTCTACTGCTCGATCTTCCCGAATTCGACGGTCGATTCGATCGAGTACTACACCGACGCCGGCCCGGGAACGCCGGGTAGGGCGCTGTCGGCGACGTTCACCCTCGACGGCCAGACGTTCATCGGCATCAACGGCGGCCCGCTGTTCCCGTTCACCGAGGCGGTCTCGTTCACCGTCGCGTGCCGGGATCAGACCGAGGTCGACCACTACTGGGACCGGCTCGTCGACGGCGGCGCGGTGTCGCAGTGCGGCTGGCTCAAGGACCGCTTCGGGCTGAGCTGGCAGATCGTGCCCGACCGGCTGCGGGAACTGACCTCCGATCCGGATCCGGCGAAGGCGACGGCCGCCACCAAGGCGATGCTCGGCATGACGAAGATCGTCATCGCGGATCTGGAGGACGCCGTCGCCGGCCTGTGA
- a CDS encoding TetR/AcrR family transcriptional regulator, translated as MDAAYRCLADPHTGPVSMAAILSTAGVSSRAFYRHFESKDDLFLALLEQEGAAVVGQVDRVADAAQGTPADQLADWIEAMFDIVVDPRQRMQLAVIDSEEVRTAKGYRETRDRLHNARERGLAEILRRGLRDGSFPLTEPEIDAVAINAVVSRVLNTQTTDEPEARKKAQVAVLDFALRAVGADPR; from the coding sequence ATGGACGCCGCCTACCGCTGCCTGGCCGATCCGCATACCGGCCCGGTGTCGATGGCCGCGATCCTGAGCACCGCCGGCGTGTCGAGTCGCGCGTTCTACCGCCACTTCGAATCCAAGGACGACCTGTTCCTGGCACTGCTGGAGCAGGAGGGCGCGGCCGTGGTCGGCCAGGTGGATCGCGTCGCCGACGCGGCGCAGGGCACGCCGGCCGATCAGCTCGCGGACTGGATCGAGGCGATGTTCGACATCGTGGTCGACCCCCGGCAACGGATGCAGCTGGCCGTCATCGACTCCGAAGAGGTGCGCACCGCCAAGGGCTACCGGGAGACACGGGACCGGCTGCACAACGCACGCGAGCGAGGACTGGCCGAGATCCTGCGCAGGGGTCTGCGCGACGGTTCCTTCCCACTCACCGAGCCCGAGATCGACGCGGTGGCGATCAACGCCGTGGTCAGCCGGGTCCTCAACACCCAGACCACGGACGAACCGGAAGCCCGCAAGAAGGCGCAGGTGGCCGTGCTGGACTTCGCGCTGCGCGCGGTGGGCGCCGACCCGCGCTGA
- a CDS encoding alpha/beta fold hydrolase — translation MSIEHREPKTVTFRGADGLALIADEWNNPAETGAADPSRPSVLMMHGGGQNRFSWKKTGQILGERGLHVVALDSRGHGDSDRSPDARYTVEALCEDTLEVLGQIGRPTVLIGASMGGLTGILAARRAGPEVVTRLVLVDVVPRYEKGGSARIRDFMFSHVHGFDSLEQAADAVAEYLPHRAKPRSPEGLKKNLRRRNGRWYWHWDPAFLTKPSEDPFARVEQLEQAAMELTVPILLIRGKLSDVVSEEAVQDFLAKVPGAEFAELSGAGHTAAGDDNDAFSEVVTRFVLR, via the coding sequence GTGAGCATCGAGCACCGCGAACCGAAGACCGTGACGTTCCGCGGCGCCGACGGCCTCGCTCTGATCGCCGACGAGTGGAACAACCCGGCCGAGACCGGGGCCGCCGACCCCTCGCGCCCGTCGGTGTTGATGATGCACGGCGGCGGCCAGAATCGCTTCTCCTGGAAGAAGACCGGGCAGATCCTGGGTGAGCGGGGACTGCATGTGGTCGCGCTGGACAGCCGCGGACACGGAGACAGCGACCGCTCCCCCGATGCCAGGTACACCGTCGAGGCGTTGTGCGAGGACACGCTGGAAGTGCTCGGGCAGATCGGACGCCCCACCGTCCTGATCGGCGCCAGCATGGGCGGGTTGACGGGCATCCTCGCCGCGCGCCGCGCCGGCCCGGAGGTCGTGACGCGGCTGGTGCTCGTGGACGTGGTGCCGCGCTATGAGAAGGGCGGCAGCGCGCGCATCCGCGACTTCATGTTCAGCCACGTGCACGGATTCGACTCTCTGGAGCAAGCGGCCGACGCCGTCGCGGAGTATCTACCGCACCGCGCGAAACCGCGCAGCCCCGAGGGGCTCAAGAAGAACCTGCGGCGCCGCAACGGACGGTGGTACTGGCACTGGGATCCCGCGTTCCTGACCAAGCCGAGCGAGGACCCGTTCGCGCGCGTCGAGCAACTTGAGCAGGCCGCGATGGAGCTCACCGTGCCGATCTTGCTGATCCGGGGCAAGCTCTCCGATGTGGTGAGTGAGGAAGCGGTCCAGGACTTTCTGGCCAAGGTGCCGGGGGCCGAGTTCGCCGAACTCTCCGGCGCCGGCCACACCGCCGCCGGGGACGACAACGATGCGTTCTCGGAGGTCGTCACCCGGTTTGTATTGCGATGA